In one window of Puntigrus tetrazona isolate hp1 unplaced genomic scaffold, ASM1883169v1 S000000520, whole genome shotgun sequence DNA:
- the LOC122334393 gene encoding zona pellucida sperm-binding protein 3-like, with protein sequence MGFWQCVSVLVVAVVFDQTKAWGSLGYSLSPRGIKLPSGVAQDPLNFQQKQLMQAPVKPLTWRFPIVPEVPSEVAVNFQLRQPVTPSSVAVLCSESQVHVEVQQDIFGDGQLIQPSGLSMGGCPVVGQDPNAKVLIFEYALQDCNSVVMMTEDELVYTFSVTYTPVALGDTLITRTDSAVIGVQCHYPRLQNVSSNALMPAWVPYASTAVGEDILVFSLKLMLDDWSYERPSNVYFLGDVINIEASVKVYNHVPLRVLVDSCVATQVPDVTSLPRYSFIENHGCFVDAKLTGSSSHFVPRSQDDKLRFQLEAFMFQDRSSPSVCIEFGTHSGLTPSSPSLYVSLQIYITCLLNATLASTPSDAVHKSCSFANGWFAADGNHQVCSCCDSTCGPDAGVAASPPFGGVQWQGMASFGPVVVQQQTKTVAGV encoded by the exons ATGGGCTTCTGgcagtgtgtttctgtgctggTTGTGGCTGTGGTGTTTGACCAGACAAAAGCATGGGGAAGTTTGGGTTACAGTCTGAGTCCAAGAGGCATCAAGCTGCCATCAG GAGTTGCACAAGACCCtcttaattttcagcagaagCAGCTGATGCAAGCTCCAGTGAAGCCTTTGACTTGGAGGTTTCCCATTGTCCCAGAAGTGCCGAGCGAGGTGGCGGTCAACTTCCAGTTGAGACAACCTGTGACTCCCAGTAGTGTAGCCGTTCTATGCAGTGAGAGCCAGGTTCATGTGGAGGTACAGCAGGACATTTTTGGTGATGGTCAGCTCATCCAGCCGTCTGGTTTGTCTATGGGAGGCTGTCCTGTTGTTGGTCAAGACCCAAACGCCAAGGTTCTCATCTTTGAATATGCGCTACAGGACTGCAACAGTGTGGTGATG ATGACTGAGGATGAGCTTGTCTACACGTTTTCTGTCACCTATACTCCTGTGGCTCTCGGTGATACTCTGATTACACGTACCGATAGTGCAGTTATTGGTGTTCAGTGCCACTATCCCAG GCTTCAGAATGTAAGCAGTAATGCCTTGATGCCAGCTTGGGTCCCTTATGCCTCAACGGCGGTTGGTGAGGACATCTTGGTCTTCTCCCTGAAGCTCATGTTGG ATGACTGGTCCTATGAGAGGCCTTCAAACGTGTATTTCCTGGGTGATGTTATTAATATTGAGGCGTCTGTGAAGGTGTACAACCATGTCCCTTTGCGTGTGCTTGTGGACAGCTGTGTGGCCACCCAAGTACCTGATGTAACCTCCCTTCCGAGATATTCCTTCATTGAGAATCATGG GTGCTTTGTGGATGCCAAGCTCACGGGTTCCAGCTCCCACTTCGTGCCTCGATCCCAGGATGACAAGCTCCGGTTCCAGCTGGAGGCCTTCATGTTCCAGGACAGATCTAGTCCATCAGTATGTATTGAATTTGGCACTCATTCTGGTTTGACACCCTCATCACCCTCACTGTATGTCTCCTTGCAGATCTACATAACGTGTCTTCTGAATGCCACCCTTGCTTCTACACCCAGTGATGCTGTCCACAAGTCCTGTTCCTTTGCCAATGG GTGGTTTGCTGCTGATGGGAACCACCAGGTTTGCAGTTGCTGTGACTCAACATGTGGCCCAGATGCTGGAGTTGCAGCTTCTCCTCCCTTTGGTG GTGTCCAGTGGCAAGGCATGGCTTCATTTGGACCTGTAGTCGTTCAACAGCAAACAAAGACAGTAGCTGGTGTTTAA
- the LOC122334373 gene encoding zona pellucida sperm-binding protein 3-like: MGFLQCVFVLVVAVVFDQTKAWESLGYSLNPRGIKLPSGVAQDPLNFQQKQLMQAPVKPLTWRFPIVPEVPSEVAVNFQLRQPVTPSSVAVLCSESQVHVEVQQDMFGDGQLIQPSGLSMGGCPVVGQDPNAKVLIFEYALQDCNSVVMMTEDELVYTFSVTYTPVALGDTLITRTDSAVIGVQCHYPRLQNVSSNALMPAWVPYASTAVGEDILVFSLKLMLDDWSYERPSNVYFLGDVINIEASVKVYNHVPLRVLVDSCVATQVPDVTSLPRYSFIENHGCFVDAKLTGSSSHFVPRSQDDKLRFQLEAFMFQDRSSPSIYITCLLNATLASTPSDAVRKSCSFANGWFAADGNHQVCSCCDSTCGPDAGVAASPPFGGVQWQGMASFGPVVVQQQTKTVAGV; the protein is encoded by the exons ATGGGCTTCctgcagtgtgtttttgtgctggtTGTGGCTGTGGTGTTTGACCAGACAAAAGCATGGGAAAGTTTGGGTTACAGTCTAAATCCAAGAGGCATCAAGCTGCCATCAG GAGTTGCACAAGATCCtcttaattttcagcagaagCAGCTGATGCAAGCTCCAGTGAAGCCTTTGACTTGGAGGTTTCCCATTGTCCCAGAAGTGCCGAGCGAGGTGGCGGTCAACTTCCAGTTGAGACAACCTGTGACTCCCAGTAGTGTAGCCGTTCTATGCAGTGAGAGCCAGGTTCATGTGGAGGTACAGCAGGACATGTTTGGTGACGGTCAGCTCATCCAGCCATCTGGTTTGTCTATGGGAGGCTGTCCTGTTGTTGGTCAAGACCCAAATGCCAAGGTTCTCATCTTTGAATATGCACTGCAGGACTGCAACAGTGTGGTGATG ATGACTGAGGATGAGCTTGTCTACACGTTTTCTGTCACCTATACTCCTGTGGCTCTCGGTGATACTCTGATTACTCGTACCGATAGTGCAGTTATTGGTGTTCAGTGCCACTATCCCAG GCTTCAGAATGTAAGCAGTAATGCCTTGATGCCAGCTTGGGTCCCTTATGCCTCAACGGCGGTTGGTGAGGACATCTTGGTCTTCTCCCTGAAGCTCATGTTGG ATGACTGGTCCTATGAGAGGCCTTCAAACGTGTATTTCCTGGGTGACGTTATTAATATTGAGGCGTCTGTGAAGGTGTACAACCATGTCCCTCTGCGTGTGCTTGTGGACAGCTGTGTGGCCACCCAAGTACCTGACGTAACCTCCCTTCCGAGATATTCCTTCATTGAGAATCATGG GTGCTTTGTGGATGCCAAGCTCACGGGTTCCAGCTCCCACTTCGTGCCTCGATCCCAGGATGACAAGCTCCGGTTCCAGCTGGAGGCCTTCATGTTCCAGGACAGATCTAGTCCATCA ATCTACATAACGTGTCTTCTGAATGCCACCCTTGCTTCTACACCCAGTGACGCTGTCCGCAAGTCCTGTTCCTTTGCTAACGG GTGGTTTGCTGCTGATGGGAACCACCAGGTTTGCAGTTGCTGTGACTCAACATGTGGCCCAGATGCTGGAGTTGCAGCTTCTCCTCCCTTTGGTG GTGTTCAGTGGCAAGGCATGGCCTCATTTGGGCCTGTAGTGGTTCAACAGCAAACAAAGACTGTAGCAGGTGTTTAA